In Bubalus kerabau isolate K-KA32 ecotype Philippines breed swamp buffalo chromosome 4, PCC_UOA_SB_1v2, whole genome shotgun sequence, one DNA window encodes the following:
- the SPNS2 gene encoding sphingosine-1-phosphate transporter SPNS2 isoform X3: MALPSADPGLAPGFRLRGVLLDIQQHFGVKDRSAGLLQSVFICSFMVAAPIFGYLGDRFNRKVILSCGIFFWSVVTFSSSFIPQQHFWLLVLSRGLVGIGEASYSTIAPTIIGDLFTKNTRTLMLSVFYFAIPLGSGLGYITGSSVKQAAGDWHWALRVSPILGMITGTLILVLVPATRRGHTDQLGGQLKARTSWLRDMKALIRNRSYVFSSLATSAVSFATGALGMWIPLYLHRAQVVQKTAETCSSPPCGAKDSLIFGAITCFTGFLGVVTGAGATRWCRLRTQRADPLVCAVGMLGSAIFICLIFVAAKSSIVGAYICIFVGETLLFSNWAITADILMYVVIPTRRATAVALQSFTSHLLGDAGSPYLIGFISDLIRQSTKDSPLWEFLSLGYALMLCPFVVVLGGMFFLATALFFLSDRAKAEQQVNQLVMPPTSMKV; encoded by the exons TTTTCATCTGCAGCTTCATGGTGGCCGCCCCCATCTTCGGCTACCTGGGTGACCGCTTCAACAGGAAAGTGATCCTCAGCTGCGGAATTTTCTTCTGGTCGGTGGTCACGTTCTCCAGCTCCTTCATCCCCCAGCAG cactTCTGGCTGCTGGTCCTCTCCCGCGGGCTGGTGGGCATCGGCGAGGCCAGCTACTCCACCATCGCGCCCACCATCATCGGCGACCTCTTCACCAAGAACACGCGCACGCTCATGCTGTCTGTCTTCTACTTCGCCATCCCGCTGGGCAG CGGCCTGGGCTACATCACTGGCTCTAGCGTGAAGCAGGCGGCCGGAGACTGGCACTGGGCCTTGCGG GTGTCCCCCATCCTGGGCATGATCACAGGAACGCTCATCCTTGTCCTGGTCCCGGCCACGAGGAGGGGCCACACCGACCAGCTTGGGGGGCAGCTCAAGGCACGGACGTCATGGCTCCGGGACATGAAGGCCCTGATCCGCAA CCGCAGCTACGTCTTCTCCTCCCTGGCCACGTCGGCTGTGTCCTTCGCCACAGGGGCCCTGGGCATGTGGATTCCGCTCTACCTGCACCGTGCCCAAGTTGTGCAGAAGACGGCGGAAACCTGCAGCAGCCCGCCCTGTGGGGCCAAGGACAG CCTCATCTTTGGGGCCATCACCTGCTTCACGGGTTTTCTGGGCGTGGTCACGGGGGCAGGAGCCACACGCTGGTGCCGCCTGCGGACCCAGAGGGCTGACCCACTAGTGTGTGCTGTGGGCATGCTGGGCTCCGCCATCTTCATCTGCCTCATCTTCGTGGCCGCCAAGAGCAGCATCGTGGGGGCCTAT ATCTGCATCTTCGTAGGGGAGACGCTGCTGTTTTCTAACTGGGCCATCACCGCGGACATCCTCATG TATGTGGTCATCCCCACCAGGCGGGCTACTGCTGTGGCCCTGCAGAGCTTCACCTCCCACCTGCTGGGGGATGCCGGAAGCCCCTACCTCATTGGCTTT atcTCTGACCTGATTCGCCAGAGCACCAAGGACTCCCCACTCTGGGAGTTCCTGAGCCTGGGCTATGCCCTCATGCTCTGCCCCTTCGTCGTGGTCCTGGGTGGCATGTTCTTCCTGGCCACCGCGCTCTTCTTCCTCAGCGACCGTGCCAAGGCTGAGCAGCA GGTGAACCAGCTGGTGATGCCTCCTACATCCATGAAAGTCTGA
- the SPNS2 gene encoding sphingosine-1-phosphate transporter SPNS2 isoform X2 — translation METHSSFLAWRIPWTEEPAGVLLDIQQHFGVKDRSAGLLQSVFICSFMVAAPIFGYLGDRFNRKVILSCGIFFWSVVTFSSSFIPQQHFWLLVLSRGLVGIGEASYSTIAPTIIGDLFTKNTRTLMLSVFYFAIPLGSGLGYITGSSVKQAAGDWHWALRVSPILGMITGTLILVLVPATRRGHTDQLGGQLKARTSWLRDMKALIRNRSYVFSSLATSAVSFATGALGMWIPLYLHRAQVVQKTAETCSSPPCGAKDSLIFGAITCFTGFLGVVTGAGATRWCRLRTQRADPLVCAVGMLGSAIFICLIFVAAKSSIVGAYICIFVGETLLFSNWAITADILMYVVIPTRRATAVALQSFTSHLLGDAGSPYLIGFISDLIRQSTKDSPLWEFLSLGYALMLCPFVVVLGGMFFLATALFFLSDRAKAEQQVNQLVMPPTSMKV, via the exons TTTTCATCTGCAGCTTCATGGTGGCCGCCCCCATCTTCGGCTACCTGGGTGACCGCTTCAACAGGAAAGTGATCCTCAGCTGCGGAATTTTCTTCTGGTCGGTGGTCACGTTCTCCAGCTCCTTCATCCCCCAGCAG cactTCTGGCTGCTGGTCCTCTCCCGCGGGCTGGTGGGCATCGGCGAGGCCAGCTACTCCACCATCGCGCCCACCATCATCGGCGACCTCTTCACCAAGAACACGCGCACGCTCATGCTGTCTGTCTTCTACTTCGCCATCCCGCTGGGCAG CGGCCTGGGCTACATCACTGGCTCTAGCGTGAAGCAGGCGGCCGGAGACTGGCACTGGGCCTTGCGG GTGTCCCCCATCCTGGGCATGATCACAGGAACGCTCATCCTTGTCCTGGTCCCGGCCACGAGGAGGGGCCACACCGACCAGCTTGGGGGGCAGCTCAAGGCACGGACGTCATGGCTCCGGGACATGAAGGCCCTGATCCGCAA CCGCAGCTACGTCTTCTCCTCCCTGGCCACGTCGGCTGTGTCCTTCGCCACAGGGGCCCTGGGCATGTGGATTCCGCTCTACCTGCACCGTGCCCAAGTTGTGCAGAAGACGGCGGAAACCTGCAGCAGCCCGCCCTGTGGGGCCAAGGACAG CCTCATCTTTGGGGCCATCACCTGCTTCACGGGTTTTCTGGGCGTGGTCACGGGGGCAGGAGCCACACGCTGGTGCCGCCTGCGGACCCAGAGGGCTGACCCACTAGTGTGTGCTGTGGGCATGCTGGGCTCCGCCATCTTCATCTGCCTCATCTTCGTGGCCGCCAAGAGCAGCATCGTGGGGGCCTAT ATCTGCATCTTCGTAGGGGAGACGCTGCTGTTTTCTAACTGGGCCATCACCGCGGACATCCTCATG TATGTGGTCATCCCCACCAGGCGGGCTACTGCTGTGGCCCTGCAGAGCTTCACCTCCCACCTGCTGGGGGATGCCGGAAGCCCCTACCTCATTGGCTTT atcTCTGACCTGATTCGCCAGAGCACCAAGGACTCCCCACTCTGGGAGTTCCTGAGCCTGGGCTATGCCCTCATGCTCTGCCCCTTCGTCGTGGTCCTGGGTGGCATGTTCTTCCTGGCCACCGCGCTCTTCTTCCTCAGCGACCGTGCCAAGGCTGAGCAGCA GGTGAACCAGCTGGTGATGCCTCCTACATCCATGAAAGTCTGA
- the SPNS2 gene encoding sphingosine-1-phosphate transporter SPNS2 isoform X4 — protein sequence MCLCTYAGVLLDIQQHFGVKDRSAGLLQSVFICSFMVAAPIFGYLGDRFNRKVILSCGIFFWSVVTFSSSFIPQQHFWLLVLSRGLVGIGEASYSTIAPTIIGDLFTKNTRTLMLSVFYFAIPLGSGLGYITGSSVKQAAGDWHWALRVSPILGMITGTLILVLVPATRRGHTDQLGGQLKARTSWLRDMKALIRNRSYVFSSLATSAVSFATGALGMWIPLYLHRAQVVQKTAETCSSPPCGAKDSLIFGAITCFTGFLGVVTGAGATRWCRLRTQRADPLVCAVGMLGSAIFICLIFVAAKSSIVGAYICIFVGETLLFSNWAITADILMYVVIPTRRATAVALQSFTSHLLGDAGSPYLIGFISDLIRQSTKDSPLWEFLSLGYALMLCPFVVVLGGMFFLATALFFLSDRAKAEQQVNQLVMPPTSMKV from the exons TTTTCATCTGCAGCTTCATGGTGGCCGCCCCCATCTTCGGCTACCTGGGTGACCGCTTCAACAGGAAAGTGATCCTCAGCTGCGGAATTTTCTTCTGGTCGGTGGTCACGTTCTCCAGCTCCTTCATCCCCCAGCAG cactTCTGGCTGCTGGTCCTCTCCCGCGGGCTGGTGGGCATCGGCGAGGCCAGCTACTCCACCATCGCGCCCACCATCATCGGCGACCTCTTCACCAAGAACACGCGCACGCTCATGCTGTCTGTCTTCTACTTCGCCATCCCGCTGGGCAG CGGCCTGGGCTACATCACTGGCTCTAGCGTGAAGCAGGCGGCCGGAGACTGGCACTGGGCCTTGCGG GTGTCCCCCATCCTGGGCATGATCACAGGAACGCTCATCCTTGTCCTGGTCCCGGCCACGAGGAGGGGCCACACCGACCAGCTTGGGGGGCAGCTCAAGGCACGGACGTCATGGCTCCGGGACATGAAGGCCCTGATCCGCAA CCGCAGCTACGTCTTCTCCTCCCTGGCCACGTCGGCTGTGTCCTTCGCCACAGGGGCCCTGGGCATGTGGATTCCGCTCTACCTGCACCGTGCCCAAGTTGTGCAGAAGACGGCGGAAACCTGCAGCAGCCCGCCCTGTGGGGCCAAGGACAG CCTCATCTTTGGGGCCATCACCTGCTTCACGGGTTTTCTGGGCGTGGTCACGGGGGCAGGAGCCACACGCTGGTGCCGCCTGCGGACCCAGAGGGCTGACCCACTAGTGTGTGCTGTGGGCATGCTGGGCTCCGCCATCTTCATCTGCCTCATCTTCGTGGCCGCCAAGAGCAGCATCGTGGGGGCCTAT ATCTGCATCTTCGTAGGGGAGACGCTGCTGTTTTCTAACTGGGCCATCACCGCGGACATCCTCATG TATGTGGTCATCCCCACCAGGCGGGCTACTGCTGTGGCCCTGCAGAGCTTCACCTCCCACCTGCTGGGGGATGCCGGAAGCCCCTACCTCATTGGCTTT atcTCTGACCTGATTCGCCAGAGCACCAAGGACTCCCCACTCTGGGAGTTCCTGAGCCTGGGCTATGCCCTCATGCTCTGCCCCTTCGTCGTGGTCCTGGGTGGCATGTTCTTCCTGGCCACCGCGCTCTTCTTCCTCAGCGACCGTGCCAAGGCTGAGCAGCA GGTGAACCAGCTGGTGATGCCTCCTACATCCATGAAAGTCTGA